ATCCTTGTCTTTGGAGAAGGCAACCTCTAAGAACCGATGCGAATTATGGGGAGCTTCAAATCGGCTGAGATCGTGTCAACCAAAGAGGGAAGACAATACCACATTGGGCTAAAACCGGGTGAACTCGCCCCTTACGTCCTTTTGTGTGGGGATCCCGCCAGGGTTCGTAAAGTGGCCGACCACTTCGATCAAGCGAGTGATCCGATTGTGCACCGTGAGTATGTGACGGTGACCGGAAAATATAAGGGATTCCCCCTTTCCGTCATGGCGACAGGGATGGGACCGGACAATACGGAGATCGCCCTGGTTGAAATGAATCAGATTGTCAAAAATCCAACCTTCCTGCGTATCGGAACCTGTGGCGGATTGCAGAAGGGAATGGAGCTCGGCGATCTCGTGATCTCCAGTGGGGCGGTGCGTCTCGAGAATACTTCCACCTATTTTGTGCATGAGGGATATCCGGCTGTTGCGCATCATGAGGTGGTTTTGGCGTTGCTTGAGGCGGTGCAGAAGAAAGGATTTCGTTATCACGTTGGACTTACAGCCACGGCACCCGGTTTTTACGGGGCCCAGTCTCGGGATGTCCCTGGCTTCCCTCCCAGGAACAAGGAGCTGCCTCAGCAGCTGGAGAGAATGAATGTGATCAATTTTGAGATGGAGACTTCGACGCTGTTGATCCTGTCACAACTCGTCGGGGTCCGGGCTGGAACGGTTTGTACCATGCTGGCCAACCGCCATCTCAATCAGTTTATTGATGAAGAAAATCTGAAAAAGGCGGAAGCCACGTGCATTGAGACGGGACTGGAGGCGATGGCGATCCTTCATCAGATGGATCGAAAAAAGGGGAATCAGAAGTACTGGCTTCCTTCGATGGGAATCAAGTAACTTTATGGAACGTTTTATAGGGATCTTCGGTATTATCGTTCTGCTCGGCATTGCCTTCCTGATGTCGAACAATAAATTCAAGATCAACTTGTGGACGGTTCTGGGTGGATTAACACTCCAGATTGTCATTGGATTTCTGTTGCTCCGATGGGAGACGGGTGTTTATGCGATTGAGTTTTTAACGGCAAAGATTACTACCTTTTTGAAATTGAGCTCTTATGGGTCCCAGTTTCTATTTGGAAAACTCGCGGATCCAGCCTATTTTGACCATTTCGGATTTCAATTCGCCTTTATTCTGCTTCCGACGATCATCTTCTTTTCGGCATTCACCGCCTTTCTCTACCACATTGGTGTTTTACAGCGGGTCGTTCAACTCTTTGCCTGGATCATGAATCGTCTCATGCGGACCTCCGGTGCCGAATCCCTCTCTTGTGCTGCCAACATGATTTTGTCTCAGACGGAGGCCCCTCTTCTGATCCGTCCCTTTTTGAATAAGATGACCCCCTCCGAGCTTTGTGCCGTGATGGTCGGGGGATTCGGAACGATTGCCGGGAGTGTGATGGCCGCCTATATCCAGATGGGGGTCCCAGGGGTCCAAATCATCATTGCCAGTGCGATGGCGGTTCCTGCCTCACTCATGATTGCCAAAATTATCTACCCTGAAACAGAGGTCTCAGAGACTGCAAATTCGGTCAAAATGCCCAAGATCAGGATGGGACACAATCTGCTGGACTCGATCGCCCATGGGATCAGCGATGGTCTCCATTTGGCCTTGAACGTTGCTGCGATGTTAATTGCCTTTATTGCGTTGATTGCCTTTCTCGATCTTCTCCTGGGATTTTTTGACCGCGTTATTGACGGAGGTTGGCTCAGTGGAGAAGCACTCGTGGGTGGGGAGTTTGCGGGAGTTGTCCCCGGGAGTCTGAAAAATCTTCTTGGGACCGTTCTGGCCCCGCTTACCTATGTGATGGGGATTCCCAAGGCGGATATCCATGCAGTCGGGCATCTTTTGGGGCTCAAAATCGCCTCGAATGAATTTATTGCCTATGCGGAACTTGCTCCGCTGATTAAACAAGGACTGATCTCGGAGAAGGCTGGTCTCATGGCGACCTATATGCTGTGCGGGTTTGCCAATTTTTCTTCTATTGGGATCCAGATTGGTGGTCTGGGAGTCCTGGCACCCGAGCGTCGCTCCGATCTGGCCCGCCTTGCCTTCCGTGCCATGCTGGGTGGTGCGATCGTGAGTTGTTTGACGGCAACGATCGCGGGTCTATTGATGCCCGGTTAGGGCTTCCAATAAAATCTGGAAACAGTAAAGGCGATCGCGGATTTCAAAAGATCCCCTATAAGAAAGGGGTAAAGTCCCATCTGGAGTGTTTGAGGCCATGAGGCGCCTGTAACAACTTTTAACCAGAGGAGCCCCGGAATGAAGATGATCGAGTGGGCGAAGAGAAAAAGGAGAAGCTGTCTCCATCCGGAGGCCGGCTTAAAAAATCCGAGCAATCCCGCGGCAAGAATAAATCCAAGAAGATAACCCCCGGTCGGTCCGAATAGGTAGTTTAGGCCGGAACTCCCATTCGCAAATAGTGGGAAACCGGCAACCCCTAGTAGAAGATACCATCCCGCCATCTGGAGCGAATAAAAACGGTGTAGATAAGAGGCGCCGATTAACAAAAAAAGTGTCTGGAAGGTCATTGGGACCGGATTACCCGGTAAAAAGACCTTCAGTTGGGCCCCGATTCCAACAGTCAAGGCAAAGCCAAAGGCGAGCAGGGAGTTCCAAAAAACCTTGGAGCGAATAGAAGACAGGCGGATCGACGCACTGGACATATCCCCCCTTATCTCTCGGTTTGCAAGGAAGTCAATCTGATGATAGGGATCACGTCACATCGCCATGAAAAAATCAAAATTGCTTCTTATTTTGCTCGGCCTTTGCATGGTCGTTGGCCCTTATCTGTTTTATCTTGATTACAAAATTCGGACGAAGTTTGAGGCGCGACGCTGGAACCTCCCATCCCGCGTCTATTCGGATGCCTTCTATCTCTTTCCGGGTCAAAGGATCTCACCGCAAAGGTTGGAGGCCAAGCTCAAGAGGCTTTCCTACAAGAGGATCTCCGGGGCAGTGAAGGGGGTCGGTGAGTACTCCCGCAATGGATCGGAGCTCACCCTGTTTTTACACAATTTTGCCTACCCTGCCGAGGAGTTTATTGGATTTCCGGTACGGCTCTCCTTTGGCAATGAAAGCCTGAGGTCGATCGAGAATCTCGGCACGGACGAAAACCTGAAGACGCTCCGCCTGGAACCGGAGCTGGTCGCCTCGATCTTTGACGAAAAAATGGAGGATCGGACGATCATTTCGCTTGCGGAGATTCCGGAAGAGCTCATCAATGCTGCTATTGCGATTGAGGATGAGCGTTTTTACAGCCATCACGGAGTTGACCCGCTCGCTATTTTACGCGCATTTCTGACCGATCTTCTTCATCTGAAACTGGTTCAGGGTGGGAGTACGATCACTCAGCAGCTTGTCAAAAATTACTTTTTGACCTCGCAGAAATCACTGAATCGAAAGATTAATGAGGCGTTCATGGCGGTCCTGCTGGAGGCCCGTTATTCCAAGGAGGAGATCCTTGAGGCGTACTTTAACGAGATCTATTTTGGCCAGAAGGGGCCTGTCTCTGTGGCGGGTGTTGAGGCTGCCTCCTATCTCTACTTTTCAAAAGGGGCGAGTCAATTGACACTGGCGGAATCGGCTCTACTGGCCGGGCTTATCCGATCTCCAGGAAAATATTCCCCGCTCATCAATCTCCCCCAGGCTTATGATCGTCGTAATTTTGTTTTGAAAGAGATGCTGGATCAAGAGAAGATTACGGAGAAGGAGTATCAGAGTGCCCGACAGGAGGAGATTCATCCCGCCCCTCCTTCCAAAAAACCGCTTGGGGCCCCTCACTTTGTCGATTTTTTGAGAGCCCAACTCAAAGAGACCTACGGGGATATCCTTGAATCGGAGGGGTTGAAAATTTTTACGACATTAGATGCCGAGGCCCAGGATGAGGCAGAAAAGGTGATCCAGATCCGTCTTGAGGAATATGAGAAGAGCCGTCCTCCCGTCAAAAAAATGAAGGAGGAAGGGAGGAGTCTTGAGGGATGTCTTGTGTCGGTACAGCCACAAACAGGCTATATTCGGGCTTACGTCGGTGGACGGGATTATCAAACGAGTCAGTTTGATCGTGTCTCGATGGCTCATCGTCAACCGGGCTCTGCCTTCAAGCCTTTCATCTATCTGACGGCACTGGCAACAAAGAATTGGAACTGGGCCTCGTTGATTTCCGATCGATCCTTTACCATTGAGACTCCTGAGGGACCCTGGAGCCCTCAAAATTATGATGAGGAGGAGCATGGGGAGGTCTCTCTCCGAGAGGCTCTGGAGAAGAGCTACAACATTGCTACCTCTCGTCTTGCTATGGAGGCCGGCCTTGAGGAGGTTGTGACGATTGCTAAAAAGGCGGGGATTGAAAGCCCTCTTGAGCCTTATCCCTCGATTGCGCTGGGCGCCTTTGAGGTGACGCCGCTTGAACTGGTCCATGCCTACACCCTCTTTCCGAATAACGGCATTCGCTCGGAATTGATTCCTTTTTTAAGTGTTGTGACGCGTGATGGAAAGGTGCTTGAGAAAAAGAGTTTCAAGATGAATCGGGTCGTCTCCCATGATTTGGCCTATCTGCTGAATAGCGGGATGAAGGGTGTCGTTGAGCGAGGAACTGCGGCCTCGGCCCGTCTCCTCGGGCTTCGGGGACTAGCGGCGGGCAAGACAGGTACGACCTCGGATTATCGTGACAGCTGGTTTGTCGGTTATACGCCGGAACTTCTCACACTGACCTGGGTCGGTTATGATGACAACAGCCCTTCGGGCCTGAGTGGGGCGTCCGGGGGTCTGCCGGTCTGGGTTGACTTCATGAGAAACCGGCCAAGTTTTGCACGTGATTTTCTTGCGACGGAGAACGTCTTCCTGCTAGAGATCGACCGGAAAACCGGAAGGCGTTTCCGGCCTGGTTGCACGGAAAAATTTGAGGAGGTTTTTCTTTTGGGAACGGAGCCCGAGGAGAAATGTCGTTGATAAAAATATCTCTTCTGTTTTTTTTAGGGCTTCTCCTCGTTGTGGGCTGTGCGACAGGTCCCAGGCGTCCCCGCGGCTCTCGTTTGCCGCCAGTCGTCTCGGCCTCCCCCAGGAGTCCTGAGCGAGAGGCATCGAACGTCTACATTGAAACCGGTAAAAATTTTCTGGAGGATGGCCATTACAGTCGTGCGATCGACAGTTTTCAGGAGGCGATTAATGTGGACCCCTCCAACGGAGTTGGCTTCTACTACATGGCCTGGATCAAATACAAAATGGGGGAATATGATCAGGTCGAAAATTATCTCTCGCGTGCCGAAGATCTCCTCGGGGGAGATAAGGCATGGAAGGATAGATTGGAAGAGCTTCGATCGGAGATCAGTCCCCCCTCCTTGTAAACAATGCCTCGTTATCAGGTTTTAGATCACACAGCGGATATTCGGCTTCGCATCTTTGCGCGGACCAGGCGAGAACTCTTTCAAAATGGTGTTTGGGCCGTGATGAATACGATTACCGATGCGAGGCAGATTCAAAAAAAGCAATCAAGACAACTGGTGGTGAGGGGTGAGACTCTTGAAGAGCTGTTTCTTCGTCTGCTCAAAGAGGTGCTTTATCTTTTTGACACCCGTCACTTTTTAATTCGATCCCTTGAGGTGAAAGAGAACCGTGATACCCTCTTGCGGGGGGTCGTTTGGGGTGAGCCTTTAAAAGGTCATTGTTTAAAAACGGAGATCAAGGCGGTGACGTATCATCGATTGAGCATTAAAAAGGTGAGGGGGAGGTGGGTCGCGGAGGTGGTGATCGATGTTTAGGCCTCCCCGCACCCGCAGAAAAAACCGAGGCAACAGGTCCCCTCTCCCGCCGTGGGGAGAGGGCCAAATATCAACTCAACCAGGTGTCATTACGTTCTCCTTGAGCCCTCTCCCTTTGACGGGAGAGGGAAGCGGTCACAGGGATGGCCATGAAGGGTGAGGGAGGGTGTTAGAAAAACTCAACAATTTTACCTACCGAATTCCCCGTCATGGCAAGATGCGGGTTGACGGGATCATCTTTGCCTCTGAGGTCCTGATGCCGACGATTGCGGAGGAGCAGGCCCTTCAGCAGGTGATCAATGTTGCAACACTCCCCGGGATTGTGACGGCCTCGTATGCGATGCCGGATATCCATTGGGGTTATGGTTTCCCGATTGGTGGGGTTGCTGCCTTTGATCTTGAGGAAGGGGTCGTGAGCCCCGGCGGTGTCGGTTATGATATCAATTGCGGTGTTCGACTCCTTCGAACCGACATCGACAAAAAAGAGGTTCAACCGCGATTAAGGCAGTTGGTTGAGATCCTCTATCGGAATATCCCGTCCGGTGTCGGCGCCCATCGCGACGACCTCACGCTGAATCAAAAAGAGGTGAGGGAGATTCTGGAGAAGGGGGCACGGTGGGGTGTGGAGCGCGGATACGGTTGGAATGAGGATCTGGAGCGGATTGAGTCTCAAGGCTCTATTCTGGGCGCTGATCCAGCGGAAGTCTCTCCCAGGGCGATCGAAAGGGGTAAAAATCAGGCGGGGACGGTCGGGTCAGGGAACCATTTTGTCGAGGTGGAATATGTCGACGAGATCTACGATGCCCAAAAAGCCGGTGTGTTTGGGCTTTTCAAGGATCAGATCGTGGTTCATCTCCACTCAGGGTCACGCGGGTTGGGATATCAGGTTTGCGATGATTATCTGGAATTGATGCTCAAGACGTCGCAGAAGTACGGGATTGAATTGGTTGATCGCCAGCTCTGTTGTGCCCCACTCAGATCACCGGAGGCAAAACGTTACCTCGCCGCGATGTCATCGGCCGCCAATTTTGCCTTTTGTAACCGTCAGGTGATGGCGCACTTTGTTCGAGAGTCCTTTGAGAAATTTTTTAACCGCTCCGCCGAAGATTTGGGGATGCAAGTTGTCTATGATATCGCCCATAACATCGCCAAATTTGAGGAGCATGAGGTCGACGGCAAAAAAAGAAGGTTGTGTGTCCATCGCAAGGGGGCGACGCGGGCGTTTCCACCGGGTCATCCCGATCTCCCTGAAATTTACAGGGAGGTTGGTCAGCCGGTCCTGATTCCGGGGGATATGGGACGTTACTCCTTTGTTTGTGCTGGAACCGAGACCGCCTTTCGTCAAACCTTCGGGAGTTCCTGTCACGGGGCAGGGCGGCAGATGAGTCGCATGAAGGCGAAGAAGGCGGCGCGAGGAAGAAGGATTTATGAAGAGCTCGAGGCGAAAGGGATTATTGTACGTTCGGCAACACTCGATGGTGTTTTAGAGGAGATACCAGAGGCCTATAAGGATGTCGCCAATGTTGTTGACGTTATTGATGGGGCCGGCCTCGCCACAAAGGTAGCGAAGCTCCGGCCGATCGGTCCTCATCCACAACGAAATTCCACCTAACAGGATGTTGACAAAGGCCCATCTACTTCGGGCTTCGACTGAGCTCAGCCGAAGTCTTGGCTGCTTCGGTCGCTCCTCGACGTACCGGCAAGTACGCCTGCGTCGCGCCTCAGCAGCCTGCCTCATATCTTGGACCTTTCTCAACATCCTTTCAAACCTCTTTGTCAACAGACTGCTAAATCACTTTCTGGGACTTCCTTTCGTTGGAGGACACCTAGGTGTCCTGAATCGTGAATTTTGATGCTTGGGGCTGTTGCGTCACCCATAAACCCTCCTTGGTTAGGGGCTTACCTAGTGACCTCCCCTAGGAATCAGACAGGATCTGCCCGATTGCTGTTCTTAAAACAGTTTCGGTCAGCGTGGTGGACCGAGTTGCGTGGTCTGTCAGTTTCCCCTACGTGGACCTGGCGTCCCCGGCTCTTGTGGGGAGCCTGATTCGGGACGGCATTCAACCCCTCGCCAGCCAATTTCGGCCACCGTCCCTTCGGGACAACCCCGGTTACGGCAACAGGGGTGTAGGGAGTCGGTGACACAGTCGATCTGTCGGCAGAGTGCCGAGTCACTACGAAACGAATCCCCCTCTCCTGACTTGGAGAGTTTACAATCAGGGTTGTCGGGATCGGGGGTCATACGGGAGCCACACCCCTTTTCTATTCTTAGTCGATCTCCCGTTGCCCCAGCCTGTGCACAGGCCTGTAGAGCCTGAGATGCAGCAGCCAACTTTGGACCGATTGG
The genomic region above belongs to Deltaproteobacteria bacterium and contains:
- a CDS encoding nucleoside phosphorylase translates to MGSFKSAEIVSTKEGRQYHIGLKPGELAPYVLLCGDPARVRKVADHFDQASDPIVHREYVTVTGKYKGFPLSVMATGMGPDNTEIALVEMNQIVKNPTFLRIGTCGGLQKGMELGDLVISSGAVRLENTSTYFVHEGYPAVAHHEVVLALLEAVQKKGFRYHVGLTATAPGFYGAQSRDVPGFPPRNKELPQQLERMNVINFEMETSTLLILSQLVGVRAGTVCTMLANRHLNQFIDEENLKKAEATCIETGLEAMAILHQMDRKKGNQKYWLPSMGIK
- a CDS encoding RtcB family protein gives rise to the protein MRVDGIIFASEVLMPTIAEEQALQQVINVATLPGIVTASYAMPDIHWGYGFPIGGVAAFDLEEGVVSPGGVGYDINCGVRLLRTDIDKKEVQPRLRQLVEILYRNIPSGVGAHRDDLTLNQKEVREILEKGARWGVERGYGWNEDLERIESQGSILGADPAEVSPRAIERGKNQAGTVGSGNHFVEVEYVDEIYDAQKAGVFGLFKDQIVVHLHSGSRGLGYQVCDDYLELMLKTSQKYGIELVDRQLCCAPLRSPEAKRYLAAMSSAANFAFCNRQVMAHFVRESFEKFFNRSAEDLGMQVVYDIAHNIAKFEEHEVDGKKRRLCVHRKGATRAFPPGHPDLPEIYREVGQPVLIPGDMGRYSFVCAGTETAFRQTFGSSCHGAGRQMSRMKAKKAARGRRIYEELEAKGIIVRSATLDGVLEEIPEAYKDVANVVDVIDGAGLATKVAKLRPIGPHPQRNST
- a CDS encoding tetratricopeptide repeat protein, which gives rise to MSLIKISLLFFLGLLLVVGCATGPRRPRGSRLPPVVSASPRSPEREASNVYIETGKNFLEDGHYSRAIDSFQEAINVDPSNGVGFYYMAWIKYKMGEYDQVENYLSRAEDLLGGDKAWKDRLEELRSEISPPSL
- a CDS encoding archease; amino-acid sequence: MPRYQVLDHTADIRLRIFARTRRELFQNGVWAVMNTITDARQIQKKQSRQLVVRGETLEELFLRLLKEVLYLFDTRHFLIRSLEVKENRDTLLRGVVWGEPLKGHCLKTEIKAVTYHRLSIKKVRGRWVAEVVIDV
- a CDS encoding NupC/NupG family nucleoside CNT transporter; the protein is MERFIGIFGIIVLLGIAFLMSNNKFKINLWTVLGGLTLQIVIGFLLLRWETGVYAIEFLTAKITTFLKLSSYGSQFLFGKLADPAYFDHFGFQFAFILLPTIIFFSAFTAFLYHIGVLQRVVQLFAWIMNRLMRTSGAESLSCAANMILSQTEAPLLIRPFLNKMTPSELCAVMVGGFGTIAGSVMAAYIQMGVPGVQIIIASAMAVPASLMIAKIIYPETEVSETANSVKMPKIRMGHNLLDSIAHGISDGLHLALNVAAMLIAFIALIAFLDLLLGFFDRVIDGGWLSGEALVGGEFAGVVPGSLKNLLGTVLAPLTYVMGIPKADIHAVGHLLGLKIASNEFIAYAELAPLIKQGLISEKAGLMATYMLCGFANFSSIGIQIGGLGVLAPERRSDLARLAFRAMLGGAIVSCLTATIAGLLMPG
- a CDS encoding PBP1A family penicillin-binding protein, with amino-acid sequence MKKSKLLLILLGLCMVVGPYLFYLDYKIRTKFEARRWNLPSRVYSDAFYLFPGQRISPQRLEAKLKRLSYKRISGAVKGVGEYSRNGSELTLFLHNFAYPAEEFIGFPVRLSFGNESLRSIENLGTDENLKTLRLEPELVASIFDEKMEDRTIISLAEIPEELINAAIAIEDERFYSHHGVDPLAILRAFLTDLLHLKLVQGGSTITQQLVKNYFLTSQKSLNRKINEAFMAVLLEARYSKEEILEAYFNEIYFGQKGPVSVAGVEAASYLYFSKGASQLTLAESALLAGLIRSPGKYSPLINLPQAYDRRNFVLKEMLDQEKITEKEYQSARQEEIHPAPPSKKPLGAPHFVDFLRAQLKETYGDILESEGLKIFTTLDAEAQDEAEKVIQIRLEEYEKSRPPVKKMKEEGRSLEGCLVSVQPQTGYIRAYVGGRDYQTSQFDRVSMAHRQPGSAFKPFIYLTALATKNWNWASLISDRSFTIETPEGPWSPQNYDEEEHGEVSLREALEKSYNIATSRLAMEAGLEEVVTIAKKAGIESPLEPYPSIALGAFEVTPLELVHAYTLFPNNGIRSELIPFLSVVTRDGKVLEKKSFKMNRVVSHDLAYLLNSGMKGVVERGTAASARLLGLRGLAAGKTGTTSDYRDSWFVGYTPELLTLTWVGYDDNSPSGLSGASGGLPVWVDFMRNRPSFARDFLATENVFLLEIDRKTGRRFRPGCTEKFEEVFLLGTEPEEKCR
- a CDS encoding biotin transporter BioY, with product MSSASIRLSSIRSKVFWNSLLAFGFALTVGIGAQLKVFLPGNPVPMTFQTLFLLIGASYLHRFYSLQMAGWYLLLGVAGFPLFANGSSGLNYLFGPTGGYLLGFILAAGLLGFFKPASGWRQLLLFLFAHSIIFIPGLLWLKVVTGASWPQTLQMGLYPFLIGDLLKSAIAFTVSRFYWKP